The following coding sequences lie in one Spinacia oleracea cultivar Varoflay chromosome 1, BTI_SOV_V1, whole genome shotgun sequence genomic window:
- the LOC110804390 gene encoding uncharacterized protein: MTGAPLCVQCGTRDNPCRCKFVGPTLGFLAFVVTAIVEWPVGAVVYICNHSKGRRIMGHPLTTVYPKVANAIPI; encoded by the coding sequence ATGACAGGGGCGCCGTTATGTGTACAATGTGGGACCAGAGACAACCCTTGCCGGTGCAAGTTTGTGGGTCCTACACTGGGTTTCTTGGCGTTTGTAGTGACGGCGATTGTGGAATGGCCGGTGGGGGCGGTGGTCTACATATGTAATCACTCCAAAGGTCGTAGGATCATGGGTCATCCTCTTACTACTGTTTATCCTAAAGTTGCCAATGCTATTCCCATTTAA